From the Catenulispora sp. EB89 genome, the window AGCGACCGGGCGATGGTCAGACGCCGCTTCATGCCGCCGGACAACGGCTCGACCGGGGACTCGGCACGGTCCGAGAGCTGCACGAAGTCCAGCAGCTCGGCGGTCCGGGCGGCGATCTCGGCGCGCCGGAGCCCGAAGTAGCGGCCGTAGATCAGCAGGTTCTCGCGGACCCGCAGCTCCATGTCCAGCGAGTCCTCCTGCGGGACCACGCCGAGCCGGGCCTTGATCCGCGAAGAGTCGACCCGCGGGTCCATGCCCAGGATGGTCAGCTCGCCGCCGGTCATCGGCGAGACGCAGCCGATCATCCGCATGGTCGAGGACTTGCCGGCGCCGTTGGGGCCCAGGAAGCCGAAGACCTCGCCCCGCCGCAGTTCGAAGTCGATGCCGTCCACCGCGGTGAAGGGCTTCCCACCGCGCTTGGTCGGCGGGAAGACTTTGCGCAGGCCCACCGCCTTGATCAGCGGGGCCTCGGCGGACGGGAGCAGGGCAGGAGTGGGCGAGGTGGAGATGTCGACCATGCCCGCAACCTAGCGGGATTCACCGGCCGGAGGTAAACGCTTTATGGCGTGGGAGCCGCACGTGTCGGCCCCCATCGCCGTCTTCTCAGCCTTCGAACTGTGCCTAGCCGTCGATCTCGCCACGGTCGCCGTGGTGGTGGCCGTGCCGGTTCCCGGTCAGCTCGTCCTTCTTCGGCTGCCGGGGCGCCTTGCGCTTGACGTCCACGCCGCCCATCAGCGCGAAGCCCCGGACGTGCACGGTCGGCGCGTCGGGGTCGACCGGGCCGACGGGGGTGCCGGAGTAGCCGCCCATGAAGCCGAAGCCGTGCACCTGGACGTTCAGGCCCTCGGGCACGGTGATCTCGATGCCGCCCATGATGCAGGAGGCGTTGATCGTGACCTCCATGTCCTCGTACTCGGCCTCGCGCAGGTCGAGCTCGATGCCGCCCATCATCGCGAAGGCGATGTAGCTCTTGGGCACCACCCACGCGCCCTTGTTGTCCGAGCCGCCCATCAGCACGAACGTCTTGCGGCGCCGGGGCTTGCCGCCGACGCGCCACCGGCCGCGGGGCCGGGCGGCCGGGGCCGCCGACGGCCCCGCGCCGGTGCTCGCCGGCAGGTCCCGGGTGATCGGCTCCAGCTCGGCGTAGGTCTTCGCCGTGTAGACCGCGGTGATGCGGTCCTCCAGCTCGTCCAGGGCGATACGGCCCTCGCCGGCCGCCTCCCGCAGGCGTTCGGCGACCTGTTCGCGCTCGTTGTCGGAAACGCGCAGCTGCCGCGGGTCGATCGGCTCGGGGACGTTGCTCGTCATAAGGGAGACCTTACAAGAACCGCGCCGTCACAGGGCGGTGACGTAGGCGCCGCTGATCCCGCCGTCGACGAGGAAGTTCGACGCGGTCACGAACGAGGAGTCGTCGCTGGCCAGGAAGGCCACCGCGGCGGCGATCTCCTCCGGTTCGGCGAAGCTGCCGCGCGGGACGTGCACCAGGCGCCGGGCGGCCCGCTCGGGGTCCTTGGCGAACAGCTCCTTGAGCAGCGGGGTGTTCACCGGCCCCGGGGACAGCGCGTTGACGCGGATGCCCTGCTTGGCGAACTGCACACCGAGCTCGCGGGACATCGCCAGCACGCCGCCCTTGGAGGCGGTGTAGGAGATCTGCGAGGTGGCCGAGCCCAGGGTGGCGACGAAGGACGCGGTGTTGATGATCGAGCCGCCGCGGCCGGTCGCCTCGAACTGCCGCTGCATGTGCGGGATGACCGCCTTGCAGCACAGGTACACCGAGGTCAGGTTGACCTTCTGCACCCGGTCCCAGGCCTCGATGTCGGTGGCCAGGATCGAGTCGTCGTCCGGCGGGGAGATGCCGGCGTTGTTGAAGGCGATGTCGACCGAGCCGTAGGTGTCCACGGCGGCCTGGAACAGCGCCCCGACCCGCTCGGCGTCGGTGACGTCGGTCCGCACGAACAGCCCGCCGACCTCCTCGGCCGCCGCCTTGCCGGCCGCCTCGTCGAGGTCGGCGAGCACCACGTGCGCGCCCTCGGCGGCGAACCGCCGCGCGGTGGCCATCCCGATCCCGCCGGTACCGCCGGTGATGACGGCCACCCGGCCGGCCAGACGCTCGGTCATTTCTCTCCTGTTCTCACTGCATTGTTCCCGAAGGCGATTCGAAGTCTGATTCGCATCCTGATCCGGAGCACGAATCAGACCTCGACTCACATGGCGATGAAAATGTTCTTGGTCTCGGTGAACGCGGCCAGCGCGTCCGGCCCGAGTTCCCGGCCGAGGCCGGACTGCTTGTATCCGCCGAACGGCGTGGAGTACCGGACCGAGGAGTTCGAGTTCACCGACAGGTTCCCGGACTGCACGGCCCGCGAGACGCGCAGTGCGCGGGACAGGTCGCGGGTCCAGACCGAGCCGGACAGGCCGTACTCGCCGGCGTTGGCGGCGGCCACCACCTCGTCCTCGGTGGCGAACGGGGTCACGGTCACGACCGGCCCGAACACCTCCTCGCACTGGATCGCCGCGTCCGGGGCGATGCCGGTGACGACGGTCGGCGGGAACCAGAAGCCGTCGCCGTCGGGAACCTCGCCGCGGTAAGCGATATTCGCTGCGTCGACGCCATCCACGAACCCTGCGACGCGCGCCTTCTGCGCCGCCGAGATGAGCGGGCCCATCTCGGTCTTGTCGTCCAGCAGGTCGCCGATCACCACGCCCCGGCAGGCGTTCAGGAAGTGCTCCATGAACTCCTCGTAGGCCGAGGCCTCGACGTAGATCCGGGACCGCGCGCAGCAGTCCTGACCGGCATTGTCGAAGACGCCGTAGGGCGCGGCAGCAGCAGCCTTTTCGACATCCGCGTCGGCGAAGACGATGTTCGGGCTCTTGCCGCCGAGCTCCAGCGTCACCCGCTTCACGCGGGCCGCGCACTGCGCCATGATCGAGCGGCCCACGGCCGAGGAGCCGGTGAACACGATCTTGCGGACGTCCGGGTGCTCCACGAGCCGCGCGCCGGCCTCGGGCCCGAAGCCCGGGACGACCTGCAGCACGCCTTCCGGCAGCCCGGCCTCCAGCGCGAGCTCGGCCAGCCGCAGCGCGGTCAGCGGCGTGGTCTCGGCGGGCTTGAGCACCACGGTGTTGCCGGCCGCGAGCGCCGGGGCGAAGCCCCACGCGGCGATCGGCATCGGGAAGTTCCACGGCACGATCACGCCGACCACGCCGAGCGGTTCGGCGATGGTCAGGTCCAGACCGCCGGCGACCGGGATCTGTCGGCCGAACAGGCGCTCCGGCGCCGCCGAGTAGTAGGTCAGGACGTCGCGGACGTTCCCGGCCTCCCAGCGGGCGTTGGAGATGGTGTGGCCGGCGTTCTCCACTTCGAGACGCGCCAGCTCCTCGGCCTGGGAGTCGACGAGCTCGGCGAAGCGGCGCAGCAGCCGGGCCCGGTCGGCCGGGGCGACGTCGCGCCAGGCCGGGAAAGCCTTGTGCGCGCGGGCCACCGCCTCGTCCACGCCCGCGGCGGACGTCATCTCGATGGAGCGGAAAACGGCGCCGGTGGCCGGGTTGATCAGGTCGTACACGCGCTATCGTCCTTTGGCGTATCTGGTCGCGGCGTCGGTCAGGGAGCGGAAAAGCTCCGGCTTGCTGTCTTCCTCGGGGTGCCACTGCACCCCCACCACGTAGTCCTTCTCCGGCATCCAGGCGGCCTCGATCAGGCCGTCGGGGGCGTTGCCCGAGGATTGCAGGCCGTCCCCCAACTTGTCGATCCCCTGATGGTGGTGGCACCAGGCGATGATCTGGGTGCCCAACGAGCGTCCGGGCGGCGCGGCCGGGTCCAGGTCGATGCGGACCGCCGCGTACTGGCCGAGCTGCTGGCGGTGCGCGTCGCCGAAGACCGACTCGTCGGGCAGGTGCTGGCGCAGCGTGCCGCCGCGGGCCGCGTTCAGGAGCTGGAACCCGCGGCAGATCGCGAGCACCGGGACGTTCTCGGCCATGGCGGCGGCCAGCAGCGCGAACTCCCAGGCGTCGCGCTCCTTGCGGGGGCTGTCGGTGTCGAGGTGGCGGACGGCGCCGTATCCCACCGGGTCGATGTCCGGGCCGCCGGTGAGGATCAGGCCGTGCAGGACGCCGACCACCTCCTCGGCCTCGGCCTGGAGATCCTCGGAGTCGCGTTCCAGGTGCTGCGGCAGCAGCAGCGGGACACCCCCCGCCCGCGTCACCGACTCGACGTAGGCGTGCGGGAGCAGCGAGGCGGGCACGTTCTTCCACGCGCCCCACGATGCGGTCTCCTGGTACATGCTCAGCCCGATGAGAGGCGCCGCCATCGCGGCCTCACATCCTTTCGAAAGAACGGAATCGCTCCCAGTCGGTCACGGTCGACTGGAAGGCCGCGAGTTCCACGCGGCCCATGGTGATGTAGTGCTCGACGACGTCGTTGCCGAAGGCCTCCCGAGCCGGCTCGCTCCAGGAGAAGTAGTCGACGGCCTCGTTGAGCGCGTCCGGCACCCGCGGGATGTCGGCTTCGTAGGCGTTCCCGGTGAATTCCGGCGGCAGCTTGAGGCCGCGCTCGATCCCGGCCAGCCCTGCGGCGATCATCGCGGCGACCGCCAGGTACGGGTTGACGTCCCCGCCGGGCACGCGGTTCTCCACGCGCAGCGACTCGCCCTGGCCCACGACGCGCATCGAGCAGGTGCGGTTGTCACGGCCCCAGGCGATGCCCGTGGGGGCGAAGGAGCCGTGCGCGAACCGCTTGTAGGAGTTGATGTTCGGCGCGTACATCAGAGTGAAGTCCCGGA encodes:
- a CDS encoding ABC transporter ATP-binding protein — encoded protein: MVDISTSPTPALLPSAEAPLIKAVGLRKVFPPTKRGGKPFTAVDGIDFELRRGEVFGFLGPNGAGKSSTMRMIGCVSPMTGGELTILGMDPRVDSSRIKARLGVVPQEDSLDMELRVRENLLIYGRYFGLRRAEIAARTAELLDFVQLSDRAESPVEPLSGGMKRRLTIARSLINSPEILILDEPTTGLDPQARHVVWDRLFRLKQAGTTLILTTHYMDEAEQLCDRLVVMDHGRIAAEGSPRELIERYSTREVLEIRFAPDGADRKAATASLAALVGTGERGAVERIEELPDRILLYSDDGEAALAAVHGSGTVPVASLVRRSSLEDVFLHLTGRTLVD
- a CDS encoding DUF1707 domain-containing protein; translation: MTSNVPEPIDPRQLRVSDNEREQVAERLREAAGEGRIALDELEDRITAVYTAKTYAELEPITRDLPASTGAGPSAAPAARPRGRWRVGGKPRRRKTFVLMGGSDNKGAWVVPKSYIAFAMMGGIELDLREAEYEDMEVTINASCIMGGIEITVPEGLNVQVHGFGFMGGYSGTPVGPVDPDAPTVHVRGFALMGGVDVKRKAPRQPKKDELTGNRHGHHHGDRGEIDG
- a CDS encoding 3-oxoacyl-ACP reductase → MTERLAGRVAVITGGTGGIGMATARRFAAEGAHVVLADLDEAAGKAAAEEVGGLFVRTDVTDAERVGALFQAAVDTYGSVDIAFNNAGISPPDDDSILATDIEAWDRVQKVNLTSVYLCCKAVIPHMQRQFEATGRGGSIINTASFVATLGSATSQISYTASKGGVLAMSRELGVQFAKQGIRVNALSPGPVNTPLLKELFAKDPERAARRLVHVPRGSFAEPEEIAAAVAFLASDDSSFVTASNFLVDGGISGAYVTAL
- a CDS encoding aldehyde dehydrogenase yields the protein MYDLINPATGAVFRSIEMTSAAGVDEAVARAHKAFPAWRDVAPADRARLLRRFAELVDSQAEELARLEVENAGHTISNARWEAGNVRDVLTYYSAAPERLFGRQIPVAGGLDLTIAEPLGVVGVIVPWNFPMPIAAWGFAPALAAGNTVVLKPAETTPLTALRLAELALEAGLPEGVLQVVPGFGPEAGARLVEHPDVRKIVFTGSSAVGRSIMAQCAARVKRVTLELGGKSPNIVFADADVEKAAAAAPYGVFDNAGQDCCARSRIYVEASAYEEFMEHFLNACRGVVIGDLLDDKTEMGPLISAAQKARVAGFVDGVDAANIAYRGEVPDGDGFWFPPTVVTGIAPDAAIQCEEVFGPVVTVTPFATEDEVVAAANAGEYGLSGSVWTRDLSRALRVSRAVQSGNLSVNSNSSVRYSTPFGGYKQSGLGRELGPDALAAFTETKNIFIAM
- a CDS encoding gamma-glutamyl-gamma-aminobutyrate hydrolase family protein; the encoded protein is MAAPLIGLSMYQETASWGAWKNVPASLLPHAYVESVTRAGGVPLLLPQHLERDSEDLQAEAEEVVGVLHGLILTGGPDIDPVGYGAVRHLDTDSPRKERDAWEFALLAAAMAENVPVLAICRGFQLLNAARGGTLRQHLPDESVFGDAHRQQLGQYAAVRIDLDPAAPPGRSLGTQIIAWCHHHQGIDKLGDGLQSSGNAPDGLIEAAWMPEKDYVVGVQWHPEEDSKPELFRSLTDAATRYAKGR